The Candidatus Melainabacteria bacterium genome includes a window with the following:
- a CDS encoding transposase, with translation MKKSRFTEEQIIAILKESEAGIGNSELCRKHGISEQTFYNWRSKYGGMQVSEVKKMKSLEEE, from the coding sequence ATGAAGAAAAGCCGATTCACAGAAGAGCAGATCATAGCCATTCTAAAGGAGTCCGAGGCCGGGATTGGGAATTCCGAGCTCTGCAGAAAGCACGGGATCTCGGAGCAAACATTTTACAACTGGCGCTCGAAATATGGTGGCATGCAGGTCAGTGAAGTCAAAAAGATGAAATCACTGGAAGAAGAAAA
- a CDS encoding DUF4102 domain-containing protein, whose amino-acid sequence MHGVASRLTLGKHGLLSVVTARKKARRLQAMMAAGKDPIYERQKKKVSGVTLQEVLDQYLAVRNLRPNTIHSYRYMVSRCLGDWLDLPVVSITREMVEQRHIELRKRTRQGSSGEAQANTVMHILGALLNFAAAKL is encoded by the coding sequence ATCCATGGTGTTGCCAGCAGACTCACGCTCGGCAAACACGGTCTTCTGAGCGTAGTAACGGCAAGGAAGAAAGCACGCAGGCTGCAAGCTATGATGGCTGCTGGTAAAGATCCCATTTATGAGCGCCAAAAGAAGAAGGTTTCTGGCGTAACGCTTCAGGAAGTCCTCGATCAATACCTCGCAGTACGAAATCTCCGACCGAACACAATTCATTCGTACCGGTACATGGTCTCCCGCTGCCTGGGAGACTGGTTAGATTTGCCGGTTGTGTCTATCACAAGAGAAATGGTTGAGCAGCGACATATTGAGCTGCGCAAGCGGACCAGGCAAGGTAGCTCAGGAGAAGCACAGGCGAATACGGTGATGCATATACTTGGCGCACTTTTGAACTTCGCTGCTGCAAAATTATGA
- a CDS encoding RHS repeat-associated core domain-containing protein has translation MNSVTKYFYDSDHLGSVREMTDNTGGVQAEYVFDPYGRMTKLSETVASDFGYAGYYSHLRSGLSLATFRAFSAGLGRWISRDPIGEDGGINQYQYVVNNSINRSDRSGLAPGGGAGLAAPNPMLPPSLVEPPPSAPDSPQFPIPYPLPPINDPTGGPFLPAPLPALFDPFFVPGRPLFCLQRLLATPMYGTMDSVYGPPPNTIPSSGNPTLPPILITP, from the coding sequence ATGAACAGTGTCACTAAGTATTTCTACGACAGTGATCACCTCGGTTCCGTTCGAGAGATGACGGACAACACAGGGGGTGTCCAAGCTGAGTATGTTTTTGATCCTTACGGGCGAATGACGAAGCTGAGCGAGACGGTCGCATCTGATTTCGGATACGCGGGGTATTACAGTCACCTCAGAAGTGGCCTAAGTTTAGCTACATTCAGAGCCTTTAGCGCCGGACTGGGAAGGTGGATCAGCAGAGATCCGATAGGAGAAGATGGAGGAATAAATCAATATCAATATGTCGTAAATAATTCAATCAATCGTTCTGACCGCTCAGGTTTGGCGCCTGGCGGCGGCGCTGGCTTAGCTGCACCGAACCCTATGCTTCCTCCTTCACTTGTTGAACCTCCACCGAGCGCGCCAGACAGTCCTCAATTTCCAATACCTTATCCATTGCCTCCCATAAATGATCCGACAGGCGGCCCCTTCCTTCCAGCACCGCTACCTGCCCTTTTTGATCCGTTTTTTGTTCCTGGGCGCCCGTTGTTTTGCTTACAGCGGCTTCTTGCAACTCCTATGTATGGAACAATGGATAGTGTTTATGGTCCTCCTCCAAATACGATTCCATCTAGCGGAAACCCAACTTTGCCACCGATCTTGATTACGCCGTAA
- a CDS encoding LysM peptidoglycan-binding domain-containing protein: MRYAVPGATAVKRYIASMMSIALFSSSVLTPAAFAEHCSTVPSPMTVKVNRVDGSHSTEQKQPTLTNTPVHVKTGPREVRHFTPRLSFSEHPTDLEISAAHVLPESLAAMSGAKITGENEALAKSLLAFHQRKNPEDLSDLQKFIDAYPNSRWRAAVELNMALLDYDTANISKALNLLEAAWNRSKDETGAAQRAVANRSVSLLCQLIAHVGRTKELADLLQQVDKRGFFGSDEQLMEDARLELGLMRTQPEKSFKCGPYAIDAILSKDKPCLQRTKLIEDANSSSAGTNMVQVQELAAKSGLKLQLAKRTGNAPLVVPSIMHWRLNHFCALTKKDGDRYELKDPTFGRTGSMVASEKTLTAESDGYFLLPAGQLPAGWNAVSTEEGAKVWGKGVALDHGRDPMHPPTPVCPSCDLGGGGGGMAQTQLWYPQNCVNIFDTPLSYDSPLGRVEFRLNYNQDETNQPGTFTFTNFGPNWKYSHGGYLTVGTGSVLTVRLPDGGSEVAALSGGVYPPNPLTQAVMVNTGSAYERRLPDGSVQVFDQQDTNGNWFMTKEINAQGNSILVQYDANFRITTVTDYIGQVSTFSYVSNTVGNSGFYKVSTITDPFGRSCSFTYDSSNTNLIAITDVINLTSKFIYDTSSTFITSMNTPYGTTSFMRYTPGSVSGIPAAGLRVTYPDQTTSVLEGWLAEPKLSYFWNREATTLYPSDPVNKNYTHCQIMRWVFDPSNTQIGQAPQYMQNPLESGITNYFYPNQSSQNYQGSIDKPSQVTRSVGPQTDVATVSGTINTGDLVGVSFNSAHTTTYTVAAGDNLNSIASNLANAINNDSWTQVRRVNAIAVGTAIYLNSDNSQAAGGMQFQEWNNGTSERVAVKSAQKQTSTVTVSGSTTTGDTVTIRFYGAVDINYVVAAGDTLASVATGLANNINANSTAAAHYITATASGTAVRITSYEWVTTNPQVFNGSTEVLTLSAVRNGANQTTDYQYNSIGKVTQMIDPANRTFTYQYAGNNIDLTQITETQNGNNFFIGGWTYDSHHRPLTYTDGSGRVTQYTYNSLEQLLTVTDANSNVTTMTYTGTSSATIGGTKTTGNILTITVHDTGLAGGQKAINYTVLAGDTLSTIATGLAAAITADSSLSAIGVSASAAGTVITLKSNSVNVTTYTQSTSGGATETITLGANTYGYLTKIDGPLPGSNDVTTFAYDSYGRLAQTTDSEGYTVISTFDNANRLTQTTYPDGSTEQIAYDRLDAVLQKDRIGRWTQDAYDNMQRHAYQIDPLGRKTVYTWCNCGSLAALTDPAGHQTQWHHDLEGHPITKTYADGTVVNYNYDQYAARLRTKTDALNQKTVYMFNQDDTQNVVGYRNAVNATAPVLYTWDTNYKRLSSVKKPDWGTYTYTYNNYIVPLGTPITGGGMLALVHNDVIPNSDISYTYDNLGRTTNRSINGASNSITWSYDAMSRITAEANALGTFNYAYVDNVTGSSKGTTRLASISYPNSQVTNFSWYPNVGDQRLQQISNLNPTGGMLSQFNYQYDSAGEITQWQQQQNGGNLFYNLGYDAAGQLTSAQAGSGSPQAPFAKEFYYAYDAGSNRTAVQMNSVSTARIGGTKTTGNVLTITAFDPALSGGSKAVSYTVLAADTLATIAQGLATAINNDSSLRTAGITANANGTNTYVNIKSASNNITTYTSSVTGTETISFGIFKNGLENIVIGGSKTTGDVITITVKDPALSGGQQSVTYTTLAGDTLATIATGVKNAINASAALTTLGVTATSAAAVVSVTSNSTNVTSYTSSVSGAATEQISLLVNPNQNQLATIGGTKTTGDVITLTAFDAGLPSGKQAVSYTTLAGDTLTTIATGVAAAVNGNTNLQNSGISASASGVVVTLQSKSPNQTTYRQSFNSTATESMLIAPAKYGWQVIAIGGTKTTGNVLTVTVYDAGLGTNPRSVSYTVVAADTLTSIATNLAAAINADSTLSGLGITATANSTVVSLKSLSPNLTTYATSKSAGSTETLSLGTGIGVMQSTYNSVNELTSLAAGGATFFKGDTDKPVSSATLATPILDVRSTLPAISTSFTASTNKTPTETFTVAYTPSVWVFGPDQVYTVGGTPTAGDVLTLTVSDVRLQNGSESASYTVQPGDNLNAIAAGLDTALFQNANIAALYNNLVISGTQYGLGAFQTNGNQPDPFTASAAVSSVGTESITLAQAADESTTATVTGTVTAGDVASIVVQNPSLTGGQKTISYTVAGGDTTTTIATALKNAVNADASLQAIGLQATSAANVVTLLPFTYYTGSSSGTETVSVSNASRGSAAIAIGGTVTTGNTVTITPHNPALSGGLKNITYTVVAGDTLTSIAKSLAALINADATLKGIGVSVNNAATLAWSQSFSGNALLPSGSSLASVTAVDGSSNTKTNPYAMSVNSATSSNLTYDLNGNMTSDGTNTYSWDAENRMIKITYPGVNNYSTFGYDGLSRSTSIVETIAGSVTSTKQFVWAGDKLRANSACEERDSTGSLTKRFFNRGQLNLTSSYFYNKDHLGSTRELTDTSANIQAQYLYAPFGQSITLKEAIPATYAFARYYIHVRSGLSIPLHRLYSANFARFLSRDPVDEIGGSQNLYAYVNNRPLNMLDPTGLAPDCCWNHPLPPTGPDSPCMKYGQEQFLGVSEQCVCICSGDNDWANNVRGCLWCRRNAGDNNDFNRHAWCVGGHPNIGGIATVFGCGSTCAFTQAAY; the protein is encoded by the coding sequence ATGAGATACGCAGTACCTGGGGCAACAGCAGTCAAACGCTATATCGCATCAATGATGTCGATTGCGCTGTTCTCTTCAAGTGTGTTGACACCGGCTGCATTTGCCGAGCACTGTTCGACGGTGCCGTCCCCGATGACGGTCAAAGTCAATCGCGTTGATGGATCGCATTCAACGGAGCAGAAGCAGCCAACTCTGACTAACACACCGGTGCATGTTAAAACCGGTCCACGTGAAGTCAGACATTTCACCCCGCGACTGTCGTTTTCAGAACATCCAACGGATCTGGAGATCTCTGCGGCGCACGTATTGCCTGAGTCGCTTGCAGCGATGAGCGGTGCAAAGATCACAGGTGAAAACGAGGCGCTGGCAAAATCACTGCTTGCATTTCACCAGAGGAAAAACCCGGAAGACTTAAGCGACCTACAGAAATTTATCGATGCATATCCAAACTCGCGCTGGCGTGCGGCAGTCGAGCTGAATATGGCACTTCTGGACTATGACACCGCAAATATTTCAAAAGCGCTCAACTTGCTTGAAGCGGCCTGGAATCGCAGTAAAGATGAAACAGGTGCTGCACAACGTGCTGTCGCTAATCGCTCCGTGTCTCTTCTGTGCCAGTTAATTGCGCATGTAGGCCGCACTAAAGAATTGGCGGATCTGCTGCAGCAAGTGGACAAGCGCGGATTCTTCGGTTCGGACGAACAGCTGATGGAGGATGCCAGGCTGGAACTGGGTCTGATGCGGACTCAGCCCGAAAAGTCATTCAAATGCGGACCATACGCAATAGATGCCATCCTCTCTAAGGATAAACCTTGCCTGCAACGCACGAAACTAATAGAAGATGCGAACTCAAGTAGTGCGGGAACGAATATGGTGCAAGTGCAAGAGCTTGCCGCCAAATCTGGACTGAAATTACAGCTGGCAAAGAGAACTGGTAATGCACCGCTTGTGGTGCCTTCAATCATGCACTGGCGGCTGAACCACTTTTGCGCGCTGACGAAGAAAGACGGCGATCGCTATGAACTGAAGGATCCGACTTTTGGTCGCACTGGCTCAATGGTGGCATCAGAGAAAACCCTGACCGCCGAGAGTGACGGGTATTTCTTGTTACCAGCCGGTCAACTGCCAGCCGGTTGGAACGCAGTCAGCACCGAAGAAGGTGCCAAGGTCTGGGGTAAGGGTGTTGCTCTGGATCACGGACGGGATCCGATGCATCCACCAACGCCTGTATGTCCTTCGTGCGATCTTGGTGGCGGTGGTGGCGGCATGGCTCAAACGCAGTTGTGGTATCCCCAGAATTGCGTCAACATCTTCGATACGCCGCTTAGTTATGATTCACCGCTAGGACGAGTGGAATTTCGTCTCAACTACAATCAGGATGAGACGAACCAACCCGGCACGTTTACTTTCACGAACTTCGGGCCAAACTGGAAGTACTCGCACGGAGGCTATTTAACAGTAGGAACCGGTTCTGTCTTGACAGTTCGTTTGCCGGATGGTGGCAGCGAAGTGGCAGCCTTGAGCGGCGGAGTTTACCCGCCAAATCCGCTCACTCAAGCAGTCATGGTCAACACCGGCAGCGCCTATGAGCGCCGCTTGCCTGACGGATCTGTGCAGGTTTTCGACCAGCAGGACACCAACGGCAACTGGTTCATGACCAAGGAGATAAATGCGCAGGGCAACTCCATCCTTGTGCAGTACGATGCGAACTTTCGCATCACGACAGTTACCGACTATATAGGGCAGGTGTCAACCTTCAGCTATGTATCGAACACAGTAGGGAATTCGGGTTTCTACAAAGTTTCGACAATCACGGACCCGTTCGGGCGCAGCTGCAGCTTCACTTATGACAGCAGCAATACCAACCTGATCGCAATAACAGACGTAATCAACCTGACCAGCAAGTTTATCTACGACACGAGTTCGACGTTCATCACGTCGATGAATACGCCATATGGAACGACGAGTTTCATGCGCTACACTCCGGGTTCTGTTAGCGGCATTCCTGCTGCAGGGCTGCGCGTTACTTATCCTGACCAGACGACCAGCGTGCTGGAGGGCTGGCTGGCTGAACCGAAATTGTCTTACTTCTGGAATAGAGAAGCTACGACACTCTATCCTTCGGACCCCGTTAACAAGAATTACACGCATTGCCAGATTATGCGCTGGGTATTTGATCCATCAAACACACAGATCGGTCAAGCACCGCAGTATATGCAAAATCCGCTTGAATCAGGCATCACAAATTATTTCTATCCCAATCAGTCCAGTCAAAACTATCAGGGATCCATAGACAAACCCAGCCAGGTAACCCGCTCAGTCGGTCCGCAAACGGACGTCGCCACCGTCAGCGGCACTATTAATACTGGTGATCTTGTTGGCGTGAGCTTCAACTCCGCCCACACGACCACCTACACGGTCGCAGCTGGGGATAATTTGAATTCGATTGCCAGCAATCTTGCCAACGCAATCAACAATGATTCATGGACGCAGGTTCGCCGTGTGAATGCTATCGCAGTTGGAACAGCCATATATCTAAACTCGGACAATTCACAAGCTGCCGGTGGCATGCAGTTCCAGGAGTGGAACAATGGAACCAGCGAACGCGTTGCCGTCAAATCGGCGCAGAAACAGACCTCGACGGTCACCGTCAGTGGTTCAACCACCACAGGCGATACTGTTACCATTCGCTTTTATGGTGCGGTGGACATAAATTACGTCGTCGCTGCCGGCGACACTTTAGCCAGTGTGGCAACGGGACTGGCAAACAATATCAACGCCAATAGCACTGCTGCCGCACATTACATCACGGCTACTGCCAGCGGCACAGCAGTGAGAATCACCTCTTATGAATGGGTTACAACAAACCCGCAAGTATTTAATGGATCTACTGAAGTTCTGACTTTGTCTGCGGTAAGGAATGGAGCCAATCAGACTACTGATTATCAATACAACTCGATCGGCAAAGTCACTCAGATGATTGACCCAGCTAATCGAACTTTTACGTATCAATATGCCGGTAACAATATTGACCTGACCCAGATTACTGAGACACAAAACGGAAACAACTTCTTTATTGGTGGCTGGACCTATGATTCGCATCACCGCCCGCTTACATATACGGATGGCTCGGGGCGCGTCACGCAGTACACGTATAACAGCCTGGAGCAGCTCCTCACGGTGACAGACGCCAACAGCAATGTCACAACTATGACCTATACAGGCACCAGTAGTGCCACCATTGGGGGAACAAAGACCACAGGCAACATTCTGACGATCACCGTGCATGATACCGGGCTGGCAGGCGGACAGAAAGCAATCAATTATACAGTCTTGGCTGGCGACACGCTCTCGACAATAGCGACAGGACTAGCTGCGGCAATCACGGCCGATTCAAGTCTCTCTGCAATCGGGGTCTCAGCATCGGCGGCCGGCACGGTAATTACCCTTAAATCGAATTCTGTCAACGTGACGACGTACACGCAGTCGACCAGCGGAGGAGCGACAGAAACGATCACGCTGGGTGCAAACACTTACGGCTATCTGACAAAGATTGACGGACCTCTCCCTGGTAGCAATGACGTGACCACCTTTGCGTACGACAGCTATGGAAGATTAGCGCAAACAACGGATTCCGAAGGCTATACCGTTATATCAACATTTGACAATGCCAATCGGTTGACTCAAACAACTTATCCAGATGGATCTACCGAGCAGATTGCTTACGACCGACTCGATGCTGTATTGCAGAAAGATCGCATCGGGCGATGGACGCAGGACGCATATGACAATATGCAGCGGCACGCGTATCAGATCGATCCGCTTGGAAGAAAGACAGTCTATACCTGGTGCAATTGTGGTTCGCTCGCCGCACTGACTGACCCTGCCGGGCATCAAACTCAGTGGCACCATGATCTTGAAGGTCATCCGATCACAAAAACTTATGCCGATGGAACGGTCGTTAATTACAACTACGATCAATACGCTGCCAGGCTTCGAACCAAAACGGACGCGCTTAACCAGAAGACCGTCTACATGTTCAATCAGGACGACACGCAAAACGTAGTTGGCTATCGCAATGCCGTGAATGCGACAGCGCCAGTTCTGTATACCTGGGATACAAACTACAAACGTCTCTCCAGCGTCAAAAAGCCGGACTGGGGCACGTATACGTACACCTACAATAATTACATAGTTCCGCTTGGCACGCCCATTACTGGCGGTGGCATGCTTGCGCTCGTGCACAATGATGTGATTCCTAATTCGGATATTTCCTACACCTACGACAATTTGGGTCGCACCACAAATCGCTCCATTAATGGTGCCAGCAACTCGATCACCTGGTCGTACGATGCCATGAGCAGAATCACTGCAGAGGCAAACGCGCTCGGTACCTTCAATTATGCCTACGTGGACAATGTCACCGGTTCATCGAAGGGAACCACCCGGCTCGCCTCGATCTCTTATCCAAACAGTCAGGTCACCAATTTTTCGTGGTACCCGAACGTCGGCGATCAGAGATTGCAACAGATCTCGAATTTGAACCCGACCGGCGGTATGCTCTCGCAGTTCAATTATCAATATGATTCAGCCGGAGAGATTACGCAGTGGCAGCAGCAGCAAAATGGCGGCAACCTTTTCTACAACCTGGGGTACGACGCCGCAGGACAATTGACTAGTGCTCAGGCTGGCTCTGGTTCACCGCAAGCCCCTTTTGCTAAGGAGTTTTATTACGCCTACGATGCCGGTTCGAATCGCACCGCTGTGCAAATGAACAGCGTCAGCACCGCGCGCATCGGCGGCACCAAAACAACCGGCAACGTTCTGACGATTACAGCTTTCGACCCGGCTCTCAGCGGCGGTTCTAAAGCTGTCTCGTATACTGTCTTAGCGGCAGACACGCTGGCGACGATTGCTCAGGGCTTAGCCACCGCAATCAATAATGATTCGTCTTTGCGCACAGCTGGTATCACCGCCAATGCCAACGGCACGAACACATATGTCAACATAAAGTCAGCCTCGAACAACATCACCACATACACATCGTCAGTGACCGGAACAGAGACGATCAGTTTTGGAATATTCAAAAACGGGCTGGAAAACATCGTAATCGGCGGCTCAAAAACGACCGGTGACGTGATCACGATAACAGTCAAAGACCCAGCACTGAGCGGTGGGCAACAGTCAGTCACCTACACGACTCTGGCTGGAGACACGCTAGCGACGATTGCCACCGGGGTGAAAAATGCCATTAACGCCAGTGCTGCCCTGACTACGTTAGGAGTGACTGCAACATCCGCCGCAGCGGTTGTCTCGGTCACCTCCAATTCAACTAACGTGACCAGTTACACATCATCAGTGAGCGGCGCGGCTACAGAGCAGATATCATTGCTCGTCAACCCGAACCAGAATCAGCTTGCCACCATAGGGGGAACCAAGACGACAGGGGACGTGATAACTCTGACAGCTTTTGATGCGGGATTGCCTTCCGGCAAGCAAGCTGTTTCGTACACGACACTTGCAGGCGACACCTTAACGACGATTGCAACCGGAGTCGCTGCTGCTGTCAACGGCAACACAAACTTGCAAAACAGCGGCATCAGCGCCAGCGCAAGTGGAGTAGTTGTAACTCTACAGTCTAAGTCTCCTAATCAGACAACCTACCGTCAGAGCTTCAACAGCACTGCCACAGAAAGCATGCTGATTGCTCCAGCCAAGTATGGCTGGCAAGTAATTGCCATAGGCGGCACAAAAACCACGGGCAATGTGCTCACGGTCACCGTATACGATGCTGGTCTGGGAACAAATCCTAGATCCGTCAGCTATACCGTTGTTGCGGCTGACACGCTGACGTCGATCGCGACAAACCTGGCAGCAGCGATAAATGCCGACTCAACCTTGTCTGGTCTCGGCATCACAGCAACGGCAAATTCTACTGTCGTCAGCTTGAAGTCTCTGTCTCCCAACCTGACCACCTACGCAACATCAAAGAGCGCCGGTTCAACTGAAACCCTTTCTCTGGGCACGGGCATTGGTGTCATGCAATCGACCTATAACAGCGTCAACGAACTGACCAGCCTTGCTGCAGGAGGCGCGACTTTCTTCAAAGGAGACACGGACAAACCAGTATCATCAGCGACTCTGGCAACGCCGATTCTGGATGTTCGCTCCACGCTGCCAGCGATTAGCACCTCTTTCACTGCAAGTACAAATAAGACTCCGACAGAGACATTCACTGTCGCTTATACGCCAAGCGTTTGGGTTTTCGGACCAGACCAGGTCTACACGGTGGGTGGAACGCCAACTGCTGGCGACGTGCTAACCCTGACAGTCTCTGATGTGCGATTGCAAAACGGCTCAGAATCGGCTTCTTACACAGTACAACCGGGCGACAATTTAAACGCGATTGCGGCAGGACTGGATACTGCTTTATTTCAAAATGCCAATATTGCAGCACTCTACAATAATCTTGTAATCAGCGGCACGCAATATGGCTTGGGCGCTTTTCAGACTAATGGTAACCAGCCCGATCCATTTACAGCTTCTGCCGCGGTCAGCTCGGTCGGCACTGAGAGCATAACTCTTGCTCAAGCTGCAGATGAGAGCACGACTGCCACCGTGACTGGCACAGTGACTGCTGGCGATGTCGCTTCGATTGTGGTGCAAAATCCTAGTCTGACGGGCGGACAGAAGACTATTTCGTACACCGTGGCTGGTGGAGACACAACGACGACGATTGCCACCGCACTGAAAAATGCTGTCAATGCGGATGCATCGCTGCAAGCGATTGGGCTGCAGGCTACTTCGGCAGCAAACGTGGTTACGCTTCTGCCCTTTACTTATTACACTGGCAGCTCAAGCGGAACGGAGACGGTCTCAGTCTCAAACGCCAGTCGCGGCTCAGCTGCAATCGCCATCGGAGGCACAGTCACGACCGGCAATACCGTGACCATTACGCCGCACAACCCGGCTCTTTCAGGCGGGCTGAAAAATATCACGTACACGGTTGTCGCCGGAGACACGCTAACCAGCATCGCAAAATCGCTGGCGGCGCTGATCAATGCCGATGCAACGTTAAAAGGTATCGGTGTTAGCGTCAATAATGCCGCTACACTCGCCTGGTCACAGAGTTTCTCCGGCAACGCGTTACTGCCGTCTGGTTCAAGCCTCGCATCGGTTACCGCTGTAGACGGAAGCAGCAACACGAAAACAAACCCGTACGCGATGTCCGTGAACAGCGCCACTAGCTCAAATCTTACTTATGATTTGAACGGCAACATGACCTCGGACGGCACCAATACTTACTCTTGGGATGCCGAGAACCGGATGATTAAGATCACTTATCCGGGAGTGAATAACTATTCGACTTTTGGATATGACGGGCTCAGCCGGAGTACTTCGATTGTGGAGACGATTGCAGGCTCAGTGACTAGCACTAAGCAGTTTGTTTGGGCTGGTGATAAATTGCGAGCAAACTCTGCGTGTGAAGAGCGCGATAGCACTGGGTCTTTGACCAAAAGATTTTTCAACCGCGGACAGTTGAATTTGACGAGTTCATATTTCTATAACAAGGATCACCTGGGTTCTACTAGGGAATTGACTGACACCTCTGCAAATATCCAGGCCCAATATCTTTATGCGCCTTTCGGTCAGAGCATTACGCTTAAAGAAGCAATCCCAGCAACTTATGCATTCGCACGATATTACATTCATGTGCGCAGTGGATTGTCGATTCCATTGCATCGGCTGTACAGTGCCAATTTTGCGAGATTCCTAAGCCGAGATCCTGTAGATGAGATTGGTGGGTCTCAAAATCTCTATGCTTACGTAAATAACAGACCACTGAATATGCTGGATCCCACTGGCCTAGCACCGGATTGCTGCTGGAATCATCCGTTGCCCCCGACCGGGCCTGATTCACCCTGTATGAAGTACGGACAGGAGCAATTCCTTGGGGTGTCTGAACAATGCGTTTGTATTTGTAGTGGTGATAACGATTGGGCCAATAATGTTAGAGGCTGCCTCTGGTGTCGCAGAAATGCCGGGGATAACAACGATTTCAACAGGCACGCATGGTGCGTCGGGGGGCATCCAAATATTGGAGGAATTGCCACAGTTTTTGGATGCGGATCCACGTGTGCCTTCACTCAAGCAGCTTATTGA
- a CDS encoding DUF1508 domain-containing protein: MAQFLIRKNASGHYWFVLKANNHKIVLQSQMYETDAGARKGIAAIKRDAADAVIVDETHKHSDRETNLDNYVD; encoded by the coding sequence ATGGCTCAATTCCTGATTAGAAAAAATGCCAGCGGACATTACTGGTTTGTATTGAAAGCAAATAACCACAAAATTGTTCTACAGTCGCAGATGTACGAAACAGATGCAGGCGCGCGGAAAGGCATCGCCGCCATAAAACGCGATGCCGCTGACGCAGTCATCGTTGATGAAACCCATAAGCATTCTGATAGAGAAACAAATCTCGACAACTACGTAGATTAA
- a CDS encoding caspase family protein, whose product MSSVIVDNSPGPKLHAFIIAVESYTFLEDGSSPGPKLPFAMGQLKAAPISAIALANWLIHDYKSQTPLGSIELLVSSPEKIELTLKDGSKTTVDGRADSRSLKPAFKSWFRRLNGTRVDGNGTEIKASAELEAQMKNNIALFYFCGHGFEKGDVHLLLEDFGEDRDLLFENSFNFNYFYSGMKQAKPTTQLYFVDSCRTVPSTATARENIEGITLLAPLITDKSQREAPILYSTLSTTTAWAPTDGSATRFTKTLIDCFRSAATKDNGIWKVTTGKLIADMKELLNSDPVNNQICISGGDRLTENSVLYTLDSPPTVRLTLSCKPMTTLPKLIFKITNSLLGTEQQRVPPAPDAWQLNVPAASYILETTFLDKSRELPREEIYVFPPKEDRTLDLS is encoded by the coding sequence ATGAGCTCAGTCATAGTCGACAATTCTCCAGGTCCGAAACTTCATGCGTTCATCATCGCAGTCGAGTCTTACACCTTTCTGGAAGATGGCAGCTCCCCCGGGCCTAAATTACCGTTCGCCATGGGACAACTGAAAGCCGCGCCTATCTCTGCTATTGCCCTGGCCAACTGGCTCATACACGATTATAAAAGTCAAACCCCGTTGGGTTCAATCGAATTGCTCGTCTCCAGCCCTGAAAAAATCGAACTGACACTCAAGGATGGAAGCAAAACGACTGTTGATGGTCGAGCCGATTCAAGATCCCTGAAGCCGGCATTTAAAAGTTGGTTCAGACGTTTAAACGGCACGCGAGTAGATGGAAACGGCACTGAAATCAAAGCTTCTGCGGAACTGGAAGCACAGATGAAAAATAATATCGCTCTTTTTTATTTCTGCGGGCATGGCTTTGAAAAAGGTGACGTACACCTTCTCTTAGAAGACTTCGGTGAGGACCGTGATTTACTTTTCGAAAATAGTTTCAATTTCAACTATTTTTATAGCGGCATGAAACAGGCTAAACCGACTACTCAACTCTATTTCGTCGATAGCTGTCGCACCGTACCTAGCACGGCAACTGCAAGAGAGAATATAGAAGGCATAACACTGCTTGCGCCATTAATCACAGATAAAAGCCAAAGAGAAGCACCGATTCTATACTCTACCCTTAGCACAACTACTGCCTGGGCGCCCACAGATGGTTCGGCCACACGTTTTACCAAAACTTTGATTGACTGCTTCAGATCTGCTGCCACTAAGGACAATGGGATCTGGAAAGTAACTACGGGCAAGCTTATTGCGGATATGAAAGAGTTGCTAAACTCGGATCCTGTCAATAATCAGATCTGCATCAGCGGCGGCGATAGGCTCACTGAAAACAGTGTTCTCTACACTCTGGACAGCCCTCCTACCGTCAGACTCACTTTGAGCTGTAAACCAATGACAACTTTGCCGAAGCTAATCTTCAAAATCACAAACAGCCTGCTTGGCACTGAGCAACAAAGAGTGCCGCCCGCACCCGACGCATGGCAATTGAACGTTCCCGCCGCCTCATATATCTTAGAAACCACCTTCTTGGACAAAAGCCGGGAACTCCCCAGAGAAGAAATCTACGTTTTCCCCCCCAAAGAAGACAGGACGCTTGACCTATCATGA